ACCCCCATGTCGAGAGCCTGGACTTCGTCGGCCCCTTCACATCGCCCGCCACTCCTGAGCAGATCATCCCGCCCGAGCTCACTGGCGGTGAACCCGATGACGGTGACCCGGACAGCGTCGAATACCGGGACCCGGACTTCGACCAGGACCACAACGCCCGCTGGGGCCGCACCCTGGACGAGGCGGCCACCACTATCGAGGAGGATGTCCGGGCGTACCAGCCGGACGTACTGTGCGCCATGATCGGCGTCAACGACCTGCTGTTCCCGATCTCCGCCGAGGAGATGGAGGAGCGCCTGCGCTCCTACGTCCTCGGTGCCCGCGCGGCCAACCCCGAGATCCGGATCCTCCTCGCACAGGCCCCGCGCATCGCCCTGGCCGACAGTGACGAGGGCTTCGCCCTGCGCTTGTACGTCTACAACGAACTCGTCCAGTCGGTGAGCGAGGACCTGTCCACAGAGCAGTCCCCCGTCGTCAGCTTCGATCTGGCCGGGGCCGAGCTGTGGGACACGGCCGAGGACACCTACGACGGAACGCATCCGAACGGCAGGGGGGAGCTGAAGATCGCCGCGGGCTTCGCGGACGCCCTCTCCCGTGAGTTCGGTCTGGGCCCGGCCTACCCGAGGCCGCTGCCGAGCAGCACCTGACCGGTCGCCCCCGGCGCACGGGGCGGACCGCGCGCCTCCGCCCCCTCCGGGACTTCCCACAGGTCATCCCGGGCCACCGATACCCTGGGAACCGTGACTGAGACTCCTATTCGTACCCGCTTCGCCCCGTCCCCCACGGGCATGTTCCATGTCGGTGGCGCACGTTCCGCCCTCTTCAACTGGGCGCTGGCCCAGCAGCAGCCCGAGGGCCGCATGGTGCTGCGCATCGAGGACACCGACGCCGCCCGCAACCGTCCCGAGTGGACAGACGGCATCATCCGAGCGATGTCGTGGATCGGCATCGACGAGAACGACCCGCACTTCGAGGGTCCCTACTTCCAGTCGGCCTACGTCGACAAGCACCGTGAGACCGCGCAGGAGCTGTACCGCTCCGGCCGCGCCTACTACTGCGACTGCACCCGCGAGCAGGTGCAGGAGCGCCGCGGCAACCAGTACCTGGGCTACGACGGCTTCTGCCGGGAACGCGGCCTGGAGCCGGGCCCGGGCCGGGCGCTGCGCTTCCGGGTGCCCGAGGGCGGCCCCACGATCGTGCGCGACCAGATCCGCGGCGACGTGGAGTTCGACCACGCCTCCATCGAGGACTTCGTGATCGCCCGCGCCGACGGCTCGCCGCTGTTCGTGCTGGCCAACGTGCTCGACGACGTGGAGATGCGGATCACGCACGTCATCCGCGGCGAGGAGCACCTGTCCAACACCCCCAAGCAGCAGCTGCTGTGGGAGGCGCTGGACCTGGCCCCGCCGGTGTGGGCACACCTGCCCGTCATCGTCAACGAGCAGCGCAAGAAGCTGTCCAAGCGCCGCGACAAGGTCGCCCTGGAGTCCTACCAGGAGGAGGGCTACCTCGCCGAGGCGATGATCAACTACCTGATGCTGCTGGGCTGGGCGCCGGGTGACGACCGCGAGATCATGCCGTGGTCGGAGATGATGCCGCTGTTCCGTATCCAGGACGTCAACAGCTCCAGCGCGTTCTTCGACGAGAAGAAGCTGCGCGCCTTCAACGGCGAGTACATCCGTGAGCTGAGCGTCGAGGACTTCATCGAGCGCTGCCAGCCGTGGCTCACCGGCGAGGGCACCCCCTGGGACGCCGCCGACTACGACGCCGAGGCGTTCGCCGCGGTCGCCCCGCTCGCGCAGAGCCGTGTGGCGGTGCTCAGCGAGATCGTCCCCAACGTGGACTTCCTCTTCCTGAAGGAGCCCGCGGAGGACGAGAAGAGCTGGAAGAAGGCGATGAAGCCGGGCGTCGGCAAGGAGATGGTGGAGGCCGCCCTCGCGCGCTTCGCCGACCCCGATCTCGACTGGACGGCTGACGCCCTCAAGACCGCCACCGAGGAGACCGGGGCCGCGCTCGGGCTGAAGCTGGGCAAGGCCCAGGCGCCGGTGCGGGTGGCCGTCACCGGGCGGACCGTCGGGCTGCCGCTGTTCGAGTCCCTGGAGCTGCTGGGCCGCGAGCGCGTCCAGGCGCGCCTGGAGGTTGCCCTGGAGCGCCTGCGCGCCGAAGAGAAGGACGCGGAGAAGGCCGCCGACGAAGGCTGACCAGTGCGTCGGTCAGAGCGCTGATGTGCGCCTGATCTGTACGGGGTGGCCGGGGCCACAGCCCGGTCACCCCGATTCTGGTTCGCGAGTACTCAGAATGTCCGCTAGAGTTAAACACGTCGCCGAGGGGGACAGGGCAGCGAAAGCGGCCAAGTCCTCCAAGAGCACTGGCCTATGGTGTAATCGGCAGCACGACTGATTCTGGTTCAGTTAGTCTAGGTTCGAGTCCTGGTAGGCCAGCGCATGATCGCGTAGCGATCAGCACGGATCTTCGGATCCACGGTGCGCCCCCGTCGTCTAGTGGCCTAGGACGCCGCCCTCTCAAGGCGGTAACGGCGGTTCGAATCCGCTCGGGGGTACCACAGGAGAACGCTTCCACTTCGTGGAGGCTTTCTCTCTGACTGGCGCTTGTCGCCAGTGTCCGGTTCGAGTGGGTATCGTGGGTTCACGTTCCTCTCGACCATCAGTCTCCAGGGACTGGTTGAGGCCCCCGTCGTCTAGTGGCCTAGGACGCCGCCCTCTCAAGGCG
This DNA window, taken from Nocardiopsis exhalans, encodes the following:
- a CDS encoding GDSL-type esterase/lipase family protein, yielding MSAPSRIPRSLLSAGVGALILLLAGSGLWILTRLSPAAEDPSADPDSDSTGQTQVRIMLAGDSMTQGADGDKTWRFHLWNHLDPHVESLDFVGPFTSPATPEQIIPPELTGGEPDDGDPDSVEYRDPDFDQDHNARWGRTLDEAATTIEEDVRAYQPDVLCAMIGVNDLLFPISAEEMEERLRSYVLGARAANPEIRILLAQAPRIALADSDEGFALRLYVYNELVQSVSEDLSTEQSPVVSFDLAGAELWDTAEDTYDGTHPNGRGELKIAAGFADALSREFGLGPAYPRPLPSST
- the gltX gene encoding glutamate--tRNA ligase, with product MTETPIRTRFAPSPTGMFHVGGARSALFNWALAQQQPEGRMVLRIEDTDAARNRPEWTDGIIRAMSWIGIDENDPHFEGPYFQSAYVDKHRETAQELYRSGRAYYCDCTREQVQERRGNQYLGYDGFCRERGLEPGPGRALRFRVPEGGPTIVRDQIRGDVEFDHASIEDFVIARADGSPLFVLANVLDDVEMRITHVIRGEEHLSNTPKQQLLWEALDLAPPVWAHLPVIVNEQRKKLSKRRDKVALESYQEEGYLAEAMINYLMLLGWAPGDDREIMPWSEMMPLFRIQDVNSSSAFFDEKKLRAFNGEYIRELSVEDFIERCQPWLTGEGTPWDAADYDAEAFAAVAPLAQSRVAVLSEIVPNVDFLFLKEPAEDEKSWKKAMKPGVGKEMVEAALARFADPDLDWTADALKTATEETGAALGLKLGKAQAPVRVAVTGRTVGLPLFESLELLGRERVQARLEVALERLRAEEKDAEKAADEG